Proteins co-encoded in one Pelodiscus sinensis isolate JC-2024 chromosome 7, ASM4963464v1, whole genome shotgun sequence genomic window:
- the LOC142830212 gene encoding uncharacterized protein LOC142830212: MAAQDVETSFFSLSGVRERMRAKKNGALKTAKLNASLASKIKMKIINNSSIVKVSLKQNNKALALALSAEKANTQRLIFEKMLLQKEVEKCHFQNATLRQRLYFLYRSTSLPLSEGQNNSIVEVSWTDDLIDTQLGVSPLDRMTEMPMRVQVCKVDGEERCQGSSSAEVQTSLVGLHTSVPAEPGKNTTATSSLPPPLSQLIEEPLASHETNRQRLSKGGEPEPAFVDSHLIFGESSSCIPQSSRSCPVSALANNLSLSQCGDSLVQLHGHISERKKCVTVFTTSTPSSAVDFNLEISSNRISKWSIDGDSCASKTAKSNSLLDLPSEHDSDPRTESSHKELPHDLLQPAEAVCDAEVEPNFSRIAEFVTLEAKSQSNDQVTETPVLKKVSKGKKKRDAFKSYSKINSDVHRKEESPPNAKMVTKAKDLSKSKSKSHRPAGQTPGDALEEVVLQKGSAYALRQSDKAKNCIRTHVLNVGQSKKVEKKHLLPQEINSVCLAGRLSMESQFQSPHSASLRQKAPLNGCALQSSPHLENQLCSLPALQQDLLDVNMKCTKQKANRNTIRISKADDRNEENVQSSARMPEGEAECQAKKGQKSKRKMNKEGNPLRSEAETSGTCGDVQGVRKRNDKDLSSKTKPSRKTHVSPCKIRRSLISVQPDLNGDEIACSEHVPESNTNKTQKAQKISGVESHEKLSTCPREKVFNRVHSNTHASALKEGIDSRYKPKRKTYLVDPSETHLEGTENFASETSGITDSALRQAGPVKQNFMPITILKTDPDSYLEALISEPVGTNSMKGNPSLIDFSSAAHFETLPFHHSSKRLPLLEPPTGADHRIAENPSALTHSSVNLKESDSEQTPGGSHKGKKAKTSSKEPCQSTALPGSESKALQDLTNASFLSPITSETSSARPTRRRRDPVCYVEPKLNSKLRRGDPFTNTEFLHSPIYKTKRKKK; encoded by the exons ATGGCAGCTCAAGATGTGGAAACATCTTTTTTCAGCTTAAGTGGTGTTAGAGAACGCATGAGGGCGAAGAAGAATGGTGCTTTAAAGACTGCAAAGCTGAATGCTTCCCTTGCatcaaaaatcaaaatgaaaataataa ACAATTCTTCTATAGTGAAGGTCtccttaaaacaaaataataaagccCTGGCACTGGCCCTCAGTGCCGAGAAAGCAAATACCCAGAGGCTCATCTTTGAGAAGATGTTACTGCAGAAAGAAGTAGAGAAATGTCACTTTCAGAATGCTACGCTTCGGCAAAGATTGTATTTTCTG TACCGTTCAACTTCTCTGCCGTTATCTGAGGGACAGAACAACAGCATTGTTGAGGTTAGCTGGACTGATGATCTTATAGACACACAACTTGGGGTCTCTCCACTCGATAG AATGACAGAGATGCCGATGAGGGTCCAAGTGTGCAAAGTAGATGGCGAGGAAAGGTGCCAAGGCAGTAGCTCTGCAGAGGTGCAGACATCCCTGGTAGGGCTCCATACATCTGTTCCAGCAGAGCCTGGTAAAAACACAACCGCCACCTCGTCCTTGCCACCTCCGCTTTCCCAGCTCATTGAGGAGCCATTAGCAAGCCATGAGACAAACAGGCAAAGGCTTAGCAAGGGAGGGGAACCGGAACCTGCCTTTGTTGACTCTCATCTAATTTTTGGAG AGTCCTCGTCATGCATCCCACAAAGTTCCAGAAGTTGTCCTGTATCTGCTCTGGCTAATAATCTTTCTCTGTCTCAGTGTGGTGATAGTCTGGTACAACTACATGGACACATAAGTGAAAGGAAGAAATGTGTCACTGTCTTTACAACAAGCACTCCGTCTTCTGCAGTGGACTTTAACCTCGAAATCAGCTCAAATCGTATCTCAAAATGGAGCATTGATGGGGACAGTTGTGCCAGTAAAACGGCCAAATCGAACTCTCTCCTGGATTTGCCTTCAGAACATGATAGTGACCCTAGAACAGAATCCTCACATAAAGAGCTTCCTCATGACCTGCTTCAGCCTGCAGAGGCTGTGTGTGATGCTGAAGTGGAGCCTAACTTCAGCCGTATTGCTGAGTTTGTTACATTAGAAGCCAAAAGTCAAAGTAACGACCAAGTCACTGAAACTCCAGTTCTCAAAAAGGTCAGCAAAGGTAAAAAGAAAAGAGATGCATTTAAAAGCTATTCTAAAATTAATTCAGATGTACATCGTAAAGAAGAGAGCCCCCCAAATGCTAAAATGGTAACCAAGGCTAAAGACTTGAGCAAGAGCAAATCAAAATCacacaggcctgcagggcagacaCCTGGGGATGCTTTAGAAGAGGTGGTGTTGCAGAAGGGTAGTGCCTATGCTTTGCGACAGAGTGATAAAGCTAAAAATTGCATCAGAACGCACGTGTTGAATGTAGGGCAGTCAAAAAAGGTGGAAAAAAAGCACTTGTTGCCACAAGAAATAAATAGTGTGTGTCTTGCTGGGAGACTGAGTATGGAGAGCCAGTTCCAAAGTCCCCACTCTGCCTCGTTAAGACAGAAAGCTCCATTAAATGGGTGTGCTCTACAAAGTTCACCTCACTTGGAAAATCAGCTCTGTAGCCTACCAGCTTTGCAGCAAGATTTGCTGGATGTGAACATGAAGtgtacaaaacaaaaagcaaataggaATACCATTAGAATTAGCAAAGCAGATGACCGTAATGAGGAAAATGTGCAAAGCAGTGCCAGAATGCCAGAGGGTGAAGCTGAATGCCAGGCTAAAAAAGGGCAGAAGAGCAAGAGAAAAATGAACAAAGAGGGCAACCCTCTCAGAAGTGAAGCAGAGACTTCAGGTACATGTGGAGATGTACAAGGTGTACGTAAAAGGAATGATAAGGATTTGTCAAGCAAGACTAAACCTAGCAGGAAAACACATGTGTCTCCCTGTAAGATCAGAAGGAGCTTAATTTCTGTCCAGCCAGATTTAAACGGGGATGAAATCGCCTGTTCTGAGCATGTTCCAGAGAGCAACACGAACAAGACCCAAAAGGCTCAGAAAATCTCAGGTGTTGAGAGCCATGAAAAACTGAGCACCTGCCCTAGAGAGAAGGTGTTTAACAGAGTCCACAGCAATACACATGCCAGTGCCTTAAAGGAAGGGATAGATTCCAGATACAAGCCAAAGAGAAAAACCTATTTGGTTGATCCATCAGAGACTCACCTTGAGGGCACAGAGAATTTTGCTTCTGAGACTAGTGGTATAACAGATTCTGCACTCAGGCAAGCTGGTCCGGTGAAACAGAATTTTATGCCTAttaccattttgaaaactgatccAGATTCCTAcctggaggcactgatcagtgAGCCAGTTGGGACTAATTCTATGAAGGGAAATCCAAGCCTTATTGatttctcctctgctgcccatttTGAAACTTTGCCCTTCCACCACTCCAGCAAGAGGCTCCCACTGTTGGAGCCCCCGACTGGTGCAGACCACAGAATTGCCgaaaacccctctgctctgacACACAGCTCTGTGAACTTAAAAGAAAGTGACAGCGAGCAAACACCAGGAGGCAGTCATAAGGGGAAGAAAGCAAAGACCAGTTCTAAAGAGCCTTGCCAAAGCACAGCCTTGCCAGGAAGTG